A genomic segment from Propioniciclava sp. MC1595 encodes:
- the pyrR gene encoding bifunctional pyr operon transcriptional regulator/uracil phosphoribosyltransferase PyrR, translating to MSADGGARVIWDSDDVNRALKRIAHQVLESNRGAEGLVLLGIRTRGIPLARRLGAFISEAEGVEVPVGELDITMYRDDLRRNPTRAVGPTRIPVDLTGRTVVLVDDVLYSGRTIAAAMDALKDLGRPRVVRLAVLIDRGHRELPIQADHVGKDLPTSSAEHVRVTVAEIDGEDLVTLSQTKES from the coding sequence GTGAGTGCAGACGGTGGGGCCCGGGTCATCTGGGACAGCGACGACGTCAATCGGGCCTTGAAGCGCATCGCCCACCAGGTGCTCGAGAGCAACCGCGGGGCCGAGGGACTGGTGCTGCTGGGCATCCGCACCCGGGGCATCCCGCTCGCGCGCCGGCTCGGGGCGTTCATCTCCGAGGCCGAGGGCGTCGAGGTTCCGGTCGGCGAGCTCGACATCACGATGTACCGCGACGACCTCCGCAGGAACCCGACCCGCGCGGTCGGCCCCACGCGCATCCCGGTCGACCTGACGGGTCGCACGGTCGTGCTGGTCGACGACGTGCTCTACTCGGGCCGCACGATAGCCGCGGCGATGGACGCGCTGAAGGACCTGGGCCGCCCCCGCGTGGTGCGCCTGGCGGTCCTGATCGACCGCGGCCACCGCGAACTGCCCATCCAGGCCGACCACGTCGGCAAGGACCTCCCGACCAGCTCGGCCGAGCACGTGCGCGTGACCGTCGCCGAGATCGACGGCGAGGACCTGGTCACGCTGAGCCAGACCAAGGAGTCCTGA
- a CDS encoding Nif3-like dinuclear metal center hexameric protein, which produces MPTVATITGWLEAAYPPALAEDWDRVGLAVGDPGAEVDHVLFAVDVTDAVVEQAVAVGAQLVVSHHPLLLRGVHALRTDQPKGRVVAALLRAGIAQFAAHTNADSAPGGVADTLAAACGLVDLRPLLPVPTELLDKVVTFVPTPQTQQVIDALAKAGAGAIGDYDRCAFTSPGTGTFRPLAGANPTIGSVGAIEEVEETRVEMALPRGRRSAVLAALRASHPYEEPAFDVIELAGEPSGRGLGRIGRLPEPMTAAAFAERLAASVPATAGGVKLGGDPDRMLDTVAVLGGAGDSMLDAARAAGVDCYVTGDLRHHPAQDFLAHAGAPVLVDVPHWAAEWTWLPAAERVLEAAAADAGVRVGSTVSRIVTDPWVARY; this is translated from the coding sequence ATGCCCACTGTCGCGACGATCACCGGGTGGCTCGAGGCCGCCTATCCCCCAGCCCTCGCCGAGGACTGGGACCGGGTCGGGCTCGCCGTCGGCGACCCCGGCGCCGAGGTCGACCACGTGCTCTTCGCCGTCGACGTCACCGACGCCGTGGTCGAGCAGGCGGTCGCGGTCGGCGCCCAGCTGGTCGTGAGCCACCACCCCCTGCTCCTGCGGGGCGTGCACGCCCTGCGCACCGACCAGCCGAAGGGGCGCGTGGTCGCCGCCCTGCTGCGCGCCGGGATCGCCCAGTTCGCGGCGCACACGAACGCCGACTCCGCCCCCGGCGGGGTCGCCGACACCCTCGCCGCGGCCTGCGGCCTGGTCGACCTGCGCCCGCTGCTGCCGGTGCCGACCGAGCTGCTCGACAAGGTGGTCACGTTCGTCCCGACCCCCCAGACCCAGCAAGTCATCGACGCGCTCGCGAAGGCGGGCGCGGGGGCGATCGGCGACTACGACCGCTGCGCCTTCACGAGCCCCGGCACGGGCACGTTCCGGCCGCTGGCCGGAGCCAACCCCACCATCGGCAGCGTGGGCGCGATCGAGGAGGTCGAGGAGACACGCGTCGAGATGGCCCTCCCCCGCGGCCGGCGGTCAGCGGTGCTGGCCGCGCTGCGGGCGTCCCACCCCTACGAGGAACCCGCCTTCGACGTCATCGAACTGGCGGGCGAGCCGTCGGGGCGGGGGCTGGGCAGGATCGGCCGGCTCCCCGAGCCGATGACGGCCGCCGCGTTCGCCGAGCGCCTGGCGGCGTCCGTGCCCGCGACCGCCGGTGGGGTGAAGCTGGGCGGCGACCCCGACCGGATGCTGGACACCGTCGCCGTGCTCGGCGGCGCCGGGGACTCGATGCTGGACGCCGCGCGCGCGGCCGGGGTCGACTGCTACGTGACCGGTGACCTGCGCCACCACCCGGCGCAGGACTTCCTGGCGCACGCGGGCGCGCCGGTGCTCGTGGACGTGCCGCACTGGGCGGCCGAGTGGACGTGGTTGCCGGCCGCCGAGCGGGTGCTCGAGGCGGCGGCTGCGGACGCCGGTGTCCGCGTGGGGTCGACGGTGTCGCGGATCGTCACCGATCCCTGGGTGGCGCGGTACTAG
- a CDS encoding aspartate carbamoyltransferase catalytic subunit, whose translation MRHLLSAADLSADEVASLLDVAEEMHEVQRRPIKKLPALRGRTIINMFFEDSTRTRTSFEIAGKWMSADTINVSGKGSSVSKGESLRDTMMTLDAMGVDCFVIRHASSGAVAQAAGWVRASVVNAGDGQHEHPTQALLDAYTMRQHFRATPGVSDSFEGKRIVIVGDLLHSRVVRSNVLLQRTLGGQVTLVAPPTLLPTGVDTWGVRVTQDLDAALADADVVMMLRVQRERMSGGFFPTAREYSAGYGLTAERLAALRPTAAIMHPGPMNRGVEISSEAADAASSRVLDQVSAGVAVRMSVLYHLLGGEGEA comes from the coding sequence ATGCGCCACCTGCTGAGCGCCGCCGACCTGTCCGCCGACGAGGTCGCCTCTCTGCTGGACGTCGCCGAGGAGATGCACGAGGTGCAGCGGCGGCCGATCAAGAAGCTGCCCGCCCTGCGCGGCCGCACGATCATCAACATGTTCTTCGAGGACTCGACCCGCACCCGCACCTCCTTCGAGATCGCGGGCAAGTGGATGAGCGCCGACACCATCAACGTGTCGGGCAAGGGGTCGTCGGTCTCCAAGGGCGAGTCCCTGCGCGACACGATGATGACGCTGGACGCCATGGGCGTGGACTGCTTCGTCATCCGGCACGCGTCCTCGGGCGCCGTCGCCCAAGCGGCGGGCTGGGTGCGCGCGTCCGTCGTCAACGCCGGGGACGGCCAGCACGAGCACCCCACCCAGGCCCTGCTGGACGCCTACACGATGCGCCAGCACTTCCGCGCCACCCCGGGGGTCAGCGACTCCTTCGAGGGCAAGCGGATCGTCATCGTCGGCGACCTGCTCCACTCGCGAGTGGTGCGCTCGAACGTGCTGCTGCAGCGCACCCTCGGCGGCCAGGTCACCCTCGTCGCTCCCCCGACCCTGCTGCCGACCGGCGTCGACACGTGGGGCGTGAGGGTCACCCAGGACCTCGACGCGGCGCTCGCCGACGCCGACGTCGTGATGATGCTGCGCGTGCAGCGCGAGCGCATGTCGGGCGGGTTCTTCCCGACCGCGCGCGAGTACTCCGCGGGCTACGGGCTGACCGCCGAGCGGCTGGCCGCCCTGCGGCCGACCGCGGCGATCATGCACCCGGGGCCGATGAACCGCGGCGTGGAGATCTCCAGCGAGGCGGCCGACGCGGCGTCCTCGCGGGTGCTGGACCAGGTGTCGGCCGGTGTGGCCGTCCGCATGAGCGTGCTGTACCACCTGCTGGGTGGAGAGGGAGAAGCCTGA
- a CDS encoding LacI family DNA-binding transcriptional regulator, giving the protein MVNEPGTGSDATIYDVARVAGVSPSTVSRAFSRPGRVSAQTAEKIRQVAEELGYRSREVSRTAAKSTTKVLGLAVADITNPFNFRVIRGCQAAAAEAGFVVTLNDAQESEALEREMLRRSLPLLDGLIVASSRLSDTELRTVAKQLPVVILNRRVAGLHCIIPDMAHGVRKATEHLLALGHRNITYLAGPEASWADGMRWRAMRDSAKELGFTEHRVGPFAPTLQGGRGAAEVIAARRLKAVVCFNDLMAIGLMQGLAERGIKVPEQISIIGFDNIFASALVTPGLTTVAAPLTMLGDSAVRYVVSSLAGHKSAETAPVSVPVRLIVRHSTGPA; this is encoded by the coding sequence ATGGTCAATGAGCCGGGCACGGGGTCAGATGCCACCATCTACGACGTCGCACGCGTCGCCGGTGTGAGCCCCTCCACCGTGTCACGCGCCTTCTCGCGCCCGGGCCGGGTGAGCGCCCAGACGGCCGAGAAGATCCGGCAGGTCGCCGAGGAGCTGGGCTACCGGAGCCGCGAGGTGTCCCGGACGGCGGCCAAGAGCACCACCAAGGTGCTGGGCCTGGCGGTGGCCGACATCACCAACCCCTTCAACTTCCGTGTGATCCGTGGCTGCCAGGCTGCGGCCGCCGAGGCGGGCTTCGTGGTCACCCTGAACGACGCGCAGGAGTCCGAGGCGCTCGAGCGTGAGATGCTGCGCCGCTCCCTGCCGCTGCTCGACGGCCTGATCGTGGCCAGCTCCCGGCTGTCCGACACCGAGCTGCGCACGGTCGCCAAGCAACTTCCCGTGGTGATCCTGAACCGGCGCGTGGCCGGCCTGCACTGCATCATCCCCGACATGGCCCACGGCGTCCGCAAGGCCACCGAGCACCTGCTGGCCCTCGGCCACCGCAACATCACCTACCTGGCCGGGCCCGAGGCGTCCTGGGCCGACGGCATGCGCTGGCGCGCGATGCGCGACTCGGCCAAGGAGCTGGGCTTCACTGAACACCGCGTCGGCCCCTTCGCGCCCACCCTGCAGGGCGGTCGCGGCGCCGCCGAGGTCATCGCCGCCCGCCGGCTGAAGGCCGTCGTGTGCTTCAACGACCTCATGGCGATCGGCCTCATGCAGGGCCTGGCCGAGCGCGGCATCAAGGTGCCCGAACAGATCAGCATCATCGGCTTCGACAACATCTTCGCCTCCGCGCTGGTGACCCCCGGGCTCACCACCGTCGCCGCCCCGCTGACCATGTTGGGCGACTCGGCCGTGCGCTACGTCGTGTCGTCGCTGGCCGGCCACAAGTCGGCCGAGACCGCCCCGGTCTCCGTGCCCGTGCGGCTCATCGTCCGGCACAGCACCGGACCTGCGTAA
- a CDS encoding dihydroorotase produces MSLVITGATLADGSALDFAVVDGRIAAASDAPSDAERVDAAGLVALPGLVDLHTHLREPGKEDAETVASGTRAAARGGYTAVFAMPNLTPATDTAEAAQYVAELGRRDGHCEVVPIGAVTKGRDGVELAELGLMAEHGVRVFSDDGACVHDSLIMRRALTYLKPYDGVVAQHAQDPRLAGPSACCHESEVSGRLGLPAWPSVAESVIIARDVQLAEFTGGRYHACHISTAESVDIIRWAKKRGKADITAEVTPHHLLLDTPHVESFDTTYKVNPPLRTNEHIEALREALVDGTIDIVGTDHAPHTQEDKDHPFDVASPGMLGLEEALAVVMELFVSTGRMDWASVVDRMSTAPARIGRLPHQGRPVAVGEPANLVLVDPSRRATVDRSRSASKSRNNPYHGLDLPDPVQMTVWAGKVTFRR; encoded by the coding sequence ATGAGCCTTGTCATCACCGGAGCCACGCTCGCCGACGGGTCGGCGCTCGACTTCGCGGTCGTCGACGGAAGGATCGCCGCGGCGTCCGACGCCCCGTCCGACGCCGAGCGCGTCGACGCCGCCGGCCTGGTCGCGCTGCCCGGCCTGGTCGACCTGCACACCCACCTGCGCGAGCCGGGCAAGGAGGACGCCGAGACCGTGGCGTCCGGCACCCGCGCTGCCGCGCGCGGCGGCTACACCGCCGTGTTCGCCATGCCGAACCTCACCCCGGCGACCGACACCGCCGAGGCCGCCCAGTACGTCGCCGAGCTCGGACGCCGCGACGGCCACTGCGAGGTCGTCCCGATCGGCGCCGTGACCAAGGGTCGCGACGGCGTGGAGCTCGCCGAGCTCGGGCTGATGGCCGAGCACGGCGTCCGGGTGTTCTCCGACGACGGCGCGTGCGTGCACGACTCGCTGATCATGCGCCGGGCGCTGACCTACCTGAAGCCCTACGACGGCGTCGTCGCCCAGCACGCGCAGGACCCGCGCCTGGCCGGGCCGTCGGCGTGCTGCCACGAGTCGGAGGTCTCCGGACGTCTCGGCCTGCCGGCGTGGCCGTCGGTCGCCGAGTCGGTGATCATCGCCCGCGACGTGCAGCTGGCCGAGTTCACCGGCGGGCGCTACCACGCCTGCCACATCTCGACCGCCGAGAGCGTCGACATCATCCGCTGGGCGAAGAAGCGCGGCAAGGCCGACATCACCGCCGAGGTGACCCCCCACCACCTGCTGCTGGACACCCCGCACGTGGAGTCGTTCGACACCACCTACAAGGTGAACCCGCCGCTGCGCACCAACGAGCACATCGAGGCGCTGCGCGAGGCCCTGGTCGACGGCACGATCGACATCGTCGGCACCGACCACGCGCCGCACACGCAGGAGGACAAGGACCACCCGTTCGACGTGGCCTCCCCCGGCATGCTCGGCCTCGAGGAGGCCCTGGCCGTGGTCATGGAGCTGTTCGTCAGCACCGGCCGCATGGACTGGGCGTCCGTGGTCGACCGCATGTCGACCGCGCCGGCCCGCATCGGCCGCCTGCCGCACCAGGGGCGTCCGGTCGCCGTCGGGGAGCCGGCCAACCTCGTGCTCGTCGACCCCAGCCGCCGGGCCACGGTCGACCGGTCGCGCTCGGCCTCGAAGTCGCGCAACAACCCCTACCACGGCCTCGACCTGCCCGACCCGGTGCAGATGACGGTGTGGGCGGGGAAGGTCACCTTCCGCCGCTGA
- a CDS encoding mannitol dehydrogenase family protein, translating to MARRLSRSQDGRPVAPVRIVHLGMGNFFRAHQAMYTDRAPDAADWGIAAFTGRSLGIVPEMQKQDNLFTLVVQNPEGNDYQVISSLSATHSGTDVEQLLEYFRSPELAIVTSTITEAGYMPKPGGGLDADNPAVQADIEAIKAGNLADVKTAPGKFAAGLIVRREAGAGPITFCPCDNVPDNGEMVAHVVRDVAVLVDPSLAAWVEENVGFATTMVDRITPSISEEALQAITGDTDVEDPAAVATEPFTEWVIAGDFRAGRPRWEDAGANFVDDITPHELRKLWLLNGSHSLMAYAATIVGRPTVYEAISDPVVNGWVNDWWDVAAKHLPLPAQEVADYRAALLERFGNPRMKDQLARIAADGSVKIPIRIVPALNAERAAGGEPIGAERAVAAWVLHLRGVGAPFQDANADAVKGFGEGTLEESVEKACDYLKIPDPAARASILALARELEAAAA from the coding sequence GTGGCTCGTCGACTCTCCCGCTCGCAGGACGGACGCCCCGTCGCCCCCGTCCGCATCGTCCACCTCGGCATGGGCAACTTCTTCCGCGCCCACCAGGCGATGTACACCGACCGTGCGCCCGACGCCGCCGACTGGGGCATCGCCGCGTTCACCGGCCGCTCGCTGGGCATCGTGCCCGAGATGCAGAAGCAGGACAACCTGTTCACCCTCGTGGTGCAGAACCCCGAGGGCAACGACTACCAGGTGATCAGCTCGCTCTCGGCGACCCACTCCGGCACCGACGTCGAGCAGTTGCTCGAGTACTTCCGCAGCCCCGAGCTGGCGATCGTCACCTCGACCATCACCGAGGCCGGGTACATGCCCAAGCCCGGCGGCGGTCTGGACGCCGACAACCCGGCCGTGCAGGCCGACATCGAGGCCATCAAGGCCGGGAACCTCGCCGACGTGAAGACGGCCCCCGGCAAGTTCGCCGCCGGCCTGATCGTCCGCCGCGAGGCCGGTGCGGGCCCGATCACCTTCTGCCCGTGCGACAACGTGCCCGACAACGGCGAGATGGTCGCCCACGTGGTCCGCGACGTCGCGGTGCTGGTCGACCCGTCCCTGGCCGCGTGGGTCGAGGAGAACGTCGGCTTCGCCACCACGATGGTCGACCGGATCACCCCGTCGATCTCGGAGGAGGCCCTGCAGGCCATCACCGGCGACACCGACGTCGAGGACCCGGCGGCGGTCGCCACCGAGCCCTTCACCGAGTGGGTCATCGCGGGCGACTTCAGGGCCGGACGCCCCCGCTGGGAGGACGCCGGCGCCAACTTCGTCGACGACATCACCCCGCACGAGTTGCGCAAGCTCTGGCTGCTCAACGGCTCGCACTCGCTGATGGCGTACGCGGCCACGATCGTCGGGCGCCCGACCGTGTACGAGGCCATCTCCGACCCCGTGGTCAACGGCTGGGTCAACGACTGGTGGGACGTCGCCGCGAAGCACCTGCCGCTGCCCGCCCAGGAGGTCGCCGACTACCGCGCCGCCCTGCTCGAGCGCTTCGGGAACCCCCGCATGAAGGACCAGCTCGCCCGCATCGCGGCCGACGGCTCGGTGAAGATCCCGATCCGCATCGTGCCCGCGCTGAACGCCGAGCGCGCCGCGGGCGGCGAGCCGATCGGTGCCGAGCGCGCCGTGGCCGCCTGGGTGCTGCACCTGCGCGGCGTGGGTGCCCCGTTCCAGGATGCCAACGCCGACGCGGTCAAGGGCTTCGGCGAGGGCACGCTGGAGGAGTCGGTCGAGAAGGCGTGCGACTACCTCAAGATCCCCGACCCGGCCGCCCGGGCGTCCATCCTGGCGCTGGCCCGCGAGCTTGAGGCCGCTGCCGCCTGA
- a CDS encoding lactate racemase domain-containing protein, with product MSTDVSRARTTLEAVTIGGPHQTVSDAELDAFVAEQFARVDFDGKKVVLVVPDGTRSCPLRLMVSTAHKYLIDRVASLTCVIALGTHSYMEPDEIDAWFGIGEGETLESVYPGMTIVNHEFLDPEMIVDIGTLTAAQIKELSNGSMEEDVVVEMNRHVVEADINLVIGPVFPHEVVGISGGNKYFIPGCSTHDAIDLSHWVGALIGVEDMIGSPGVTPVRKIINAGVDLIPNDKYALCIVVQSGTGELESATFGDTESSWADAADIAAESHVVYVDEPFTKVLAMMPTRYDDIWTAAKGCYKMQPAMADGGEVIIYAPHVTEVSEQHPEIYDIGYHSIPYFTKQWDKFKDVPKGVLAHSTHVRGAGDYDPETGVETNRIKVTLCTQIPEEVCRSVNLGYLPLDAVDVEAWKADPNVFVQENAGEVLYRLRKK from the coding sequence GTGAGCACCGACGTCAGCCGCGCACGCACCACCCTCGAGGCAGTCACCATCGGCGGCCCGCACCAGACCGTCAGCGACGCCGAGCTGGACGCCTTCGTCGCCGAGCAGTTCGCCCGCGTCGACTTCGACGGCAAGAAGGTCGTGCTGGTCGTGCCCGACGGCACCCGCAGCTGCCCGCTGCGGCTCATGGTCAGCACCGCCCACAAGTACCTCATCGACCGCGTCGCCTCGCTGACCTGCGTGATCGCCCTGGGCACCCACTCCTACATGGAGCCCGACGAGATCGACGCCTGGTTCGGGATCGGGGAGGGCGAGACCCTGGAGTCGGTCTACCCGGGCATGACGATCGTGAACCACGAGTTCCTCGACCCCGAGATGATCGTGGACATCGGCACCCTGACGGCCGCCCAGATCAAGGAGCTGTCGAACGGCTCCATGGAGGAGGACGTGGTGGTCGAGATGAACCGCCACGTCGTCGAGGCCGACATCAACCTGGTCATCGGCCCGGTGTTCCCGCACGAGGTCGTGGGCATCTCGGGCGGCAACAAGTACTTCATCCCCGGCTGCTCGACCCACGACGCGATCGACCTCTCCCACTGGGTGGGCGCCCTCATCGGCGTCGAGGACATGATCGGCTCCCCCGGCGTCACCCCGGTGCGCAAGATCATCAACGCGGGCGTCGACCTGATCCCCAACGACAAGTACGCCCTGTGCATCGTCGTCCAGTCGGGCACGGGCGAGCTCGAGTCGGCCACCTTCGGCGACACCGAGTCGTCGTGGGCGGACGCCGCGGACATCGCCGCCGAGAGCCACGTCGTCTACGTCGACGAGCCCTTCACCAAGGTGCTCGCGATGATGCCGACCCGTTACGACGACATCTGGACCGCCGCCAAGGGCTGCTACAAGATGCAGCCGGCCATGGCCGACGGCGGCGAGGTCATCATCTACGCGCCGCACGTCACCGAGGTCTCCGAGCAGCACCCCGAGATCTACGACATCGGCTACCACTCGATCCCCTACTTCACCAAGCAGTGGGACAAGTTCAAGGACGTACCCAAGGGCGTCCTGGCCCACTCGACGCACGTGCGTGGCGCGGGCGACTACGACCCCGAGACGGGCGTCGAGACCAACCGCATCAAGGTGACGCTGTGCACCCAGATCCCGGAGGAGGTCTGCCGGTCGGTGAACCTCGGCTACCTGCCGCTGGACGCCGTGGACGTCGAGGCGTGGAAGGCCGACCCCAACGTGTTCGTCCAGGAGAACGCCGGCGAGGTGCTGTACCGCCTGCGCAAGAAGTGA
- the uxaC gene encoding glucuronate isomerase, whose protein sequence is MAGMTVPLTLNPDRLFPAEPQTRAVARKLYEQIKDLPILSPHGHVPPVWIADDLEFPDPTNLLLTPDHYVNRIMHGQGVDLADLGVPMGRDDFSAEQARNAWRIFCKHWYLYRGTPMKFWMEAELVDIFGVDVRPSEETADRIYDTIAEKLRTPEFRPRALMDRFDIEFIATTDDPLDDLEHHAKLRDDASFTRTVVPTFRPDKYLEPAREDWNDLMDALAEKTGIDTGTWGGWVSAMENRRAFFKSMGATSTDHAHVDMVMAPLEDAEAVYARARRGEASAEECTALRRAFMFEQARMASDDGLVMTYHPAVARNHHQPTFERFGADVGGDIPLSFEVVEALRPVLNAFGTHPNFRIILFGMDETVYSREVGPLAGFYPSVYVGPPWWFIDAPDAIKRWRKALTEYGTFYKTTGFIDDTRAFMSIPARHDVARRCDVSHLAELVVEGRLEIDEAEQTAFDLTSTLPRKAFNIPS, encoded by the coding sequence TTGACCCTGAATCCCGACCGGCTGTTCCCGGCTGAACCGCAGACGCGCGCGGTCGCCCGCAAGCTCTACGAGCAGATCAAGGACCTCCCGATCCTCTCGCCGCACGGCCACGTCCCGCCGGTGTGGATCGCGGACGACCTCGAGTTCCCGGACCCGACCAACCTGCTGCTCACGCCCGACCACTACGTCAACCGCATCATGCACGGCCAGGGCGTCGACCTGGCCGACCTGGGCGTGCCCATGGGCCGCGACGACTTCAGCGCGGAGCAGGCCCGCAACGCCTGGAGGATCTTCTGCAAGCACTGGTACCTCTACCGCGGCACCCCGATGAAGTTCTGGATGGAGGCCGAGCTGGTCGACATCTTCGGTGTCGACGTGCGCCCGTCGGAGGAGACGGCCGACCGGATCTACGACACGATCGCCGAGAAGCTGCGCACCCCGGAGTTCCGTCCGCGCGCGCTCATGGACCGCTTCGACATCGAGTTCATCGCCACCACCGACGACCCCCTGGACGACCTCGAGCACCACGCCAAGCTCCGTGACGACGCGTCGTTCACCCGCACGGTCGTGCCGACCTTCCGTCCCGACAAGTACCTCGAGCCCGCGCGCGAGGACTGGAACGACCTCATGGACGCCCTCGCCGAGAAGACGGGCATCGACACCGGGACGTGGGGTGGCTGGGTGTCGGCCATGGAGAACCGCCGCGCGTTCTTCAAGAGCATGGGCGCCACCTCGACCGACCACGCCCACGTCGACATGGTCATGGCCCCGCTCGAGGACGCCGAGGCCGTCTACGCGCGCGCCCGACGGGGCGAGGCGTCCGCGGAGGAGTGCACCGCGCTGCGCCGCGCGTTCATGTTCGAGCAGGCCCGGATGGCGTCCGACGACGGCCTCGTCATGACCTACCACCCGGCCGTGGCCCGCAACCACCACCAGCCGACGTTCGAGCGGTTCGGCGCCGACGTCGGAGGCGACATCCCGCTCAGCTTCGAGGTCGTGGAGGCCCTCCGCCCGGTCCTGAACGCGTTCGGGACGCACCCGAACTTCCGCATCATCCTGTTCGGCATGGACGAGACCGTCTACAGCCGCGAGGTCGGCCCGCTCGCCGGGTTCTACCCGTCCGTGTACGTCGGCCCCCCGTGGTGGTTCATCGACGCGCCGGACGCGATCAAGCGCTGGCGCAAGGCGCTCACCGAGTACGGCACCTTCTACAAGACGACCGGCTTCATCGACGACACCCGCGCGTTCATGTCGATCCCGGCCCGCCACGACGTCGCCCGCCGGTGCGACGTCTCGCATCTGGCCGAGCTGGTCGTCGAGGGCCGCCTCGAGATCGACGAGGCCGAGCAGACGGCGTTCGACCTGACCTCGACGCTGCCCAGGAAGGCCTTCAACATCCCCAGCTGA